In a genomic window of Campylobacter concisus:
- a CDS encoding 5'-methylthioadenosine/adenosylhomocysteine nucleosidase, which produces MIAILGAMQEEITPILEIIGEYKTVQYANNKFYLANYKEKELVIAYSKIGKVNAAITATLMVEKFKASKLLFTGVAGSLDESLKIGDMLYATSLVQHDLDITAFGHPYGYVPGTSIFVKSDEGLNELAKKIADKKDMSLSAGIIATGDQFICDNEKKAWIKKIFNASATEMEGASVALVCETLGVPFFILRAISDGAGDAAEFDFDKFLQDSANVSAKFILEMVESL; this is translated from the coding sequence ATGATAGCGATACTTGGAGCTATGCAAGAGGAGATAACACCGATCCTTGAAATAATCGGTGAATATAAAACTGTTCAATATGCAAATAATAAATTTTACTTAGCAAACTATAAAGAAAAAGAGCTAGTCATTGCCTATTCAAAGATAGGTAAAGTAAATGCAGCCATAACGGCAACTTTAATGGTAGAAAAATTTAAGGCCTCAAAATTGCTCTTTACTGGCGTAGCTGGCTCACTTGATGAGAGTTTAAAAATAGGTGATATGCTTTATGCTACTAGCTTGGTGCAACATGATCTTGATATCACGGCTTTTGGCCATCCTTATGGCTATGTGCCAGGCACAAGTATCTTTGTCAAAAGTGATGAAGGGCTAAATGAACTGGCAAAAAAGATAGCTGATAAAAAAGATATGAGCTTAAGCGCTGGTATTATTGCGACCGGAGATCAGTTTATCTGCGATAATGAAAAGAAAGCTTGGATTAAAAAGATATTTAATGCGAGCGCTACCGAGATGGAAGGTGCTAGCGTTGCGTTAGTTTGCGAAACACTTGGTGTGCCATTTTTTATACTAAGAGCTATCAGCGATGGAGCTGGTGATGCAGCAGAGTTTGACTTTGATAAATTTTTGCAAGATTCAGCAAATGTTAGTGCAAAATTTATACTTGAAATGGTAGAAAGCTTATGA
- the fabD gene encoding ACP S-malonyltransferase, protein MKKFAFVFAGQGSQSIGMGKDFYENFSTAKLLLNDACNDTGIDYKELLFTQNDKLDKTEFTQPAIVLNSLMTYLAFSNFIKEKPEFSLGHSLGEFTALAVSGAFNFIDAIRLVNLRGKFMQEACVGKDAGMMVVLGLSDEVVEEICKKAREEGLQIYAANYNCDGQIVVAGVRADLASYEAKFKEAGAKRAMLLNMSVASHCPILEPASVRLASELESTLATKFSPVVSNVNAKIYTDKSEALVLLKEQLIKPVCYKQSIKNYENDVDCFIELGAATLKGINKKITEKPTYSITDMASLEEVVKILEER, encoded by the coding sequence ATGAAAAAATTTGCTTTTGTTTTTGCGGGCCAAGGCTCGCAAAGTATTGGTATGGGAAAAGACTTTTACGAAAATTTTTCTACTGCTAAGTTACTTTTAAATGATGCTTGTAATGATACTGGCATTGATTACAAAGAGCTTTTATTTACACAAAACGATAAGTTAGATAAAACAGAATTCACTCAGCCAGCTATCGTTTTAAACTCGCTAATGACTTATTTGGCTTTTTCAAATTTTATTAAAGAAAAACCAGAATTTAGTCTTGGGCACTCACTTGGAGAATTTACTGCTCTTGCAGTTAGTGGAGCATTTAATTTTATTGATGCGATTAGGCTTGTAAATTTACGTGGTAAATTTATGCAAGAAGCCTGCGTTGGCAAAGATGCTGGCATGATGGTAGTTCTCGGACTTAGTGATGAAGTGGTTGAAGAAATTTGTAAAAAAGCAAGAGAAGAAGGTTTGCAAATTTATGCTGCAAACTACAACTGCGATGGACAAATCGTTGTCGCTGGCGTAAGAGCTGATCTTGCTAGCTATGAAGCAAAATTTAAAGAAGCTGGCGCAAAAAGAGCAATGCTTTTAAATATGTCGGTAGCAAGCCATTGTCCGATACTTGAACCAGCTAGTGTTAGGTTGGCAAGCGAGCTTGAGAGTACTTTGGCTACCAAATTTTCTCCTGTTGTCTCAAATGTAAATGCTAAAATTTATACCGATAAAAGTGAAGCGCTAGTCCTGCTAAAAGAGCAGCTAATAAAACCAGTTTGCTATAAACAAAGCATTAAAAACTATGAAAATGATGTTGATTGTTTTATCGAGCTTGGTGCTGCGACATTAAAGGGCATCAATAAAAAAATTACTGAAAAGCCAACTTATAGTATTACCGATATGGCAAGTCTTGAAGAAGTTGTGAAAATTTTGGAGGAGAGATGA